In a single window of the Longimicrobium sp. genome:
- a CDS encoding sigma-70 family RNA polymerase sigma factor, which translates to MDLERLYREHSVQLLRYLQRLSGDPELAADAVQETFMRLANRPPEGGAVRAWLYRVGTNVVIDSSRTHRRRLRILAGSPECAPLADPPLDPEAALDREERRREVQAALAALSARDRTVLLMRAEGFAHREIAATIGVSTQSVGSITLRAMKKLAAALGVKGHPEP; encoded by the coding sequence GTGGATCTGGAACGCCTTTACCGGGAGCACTCCGTGCAGTTGTTGCGCTACCTGCAGCGCCTGAGCGGCGACCCCGAACTGGCGGCCGACGCGGTGCAGGAAACCTTTATGCGCCTGGCCAATCGTCCTCCCGAGGGTGGGGCTGTGCGGGCGTGGCTGTACCGGGTGGGGACAAATGTCGTGATCGACTCCAGCCGCACACATCGCCGGAGGCTGCGGATCCTGGCGGGCTCGCCAGAGTGCGCGCCCCTGGCGGACCCGCCCCTCGACCCCGAAGCGGCTCTGGATCGCGAGGAGCGGCGGCGCGAGGTGCAGGCGGCACTGGCGGCGCTGAGCGCGCGTGACCGCACCGTGCTGCTGATGCGAGCCGAGGGATTCGCACACCGGGAGATCGCAGCCACCATTGGTGTTTCCACCCAGTCGGTGGGCTCCATCACCCTCCGCGCCATGAAGAAGCTGGCAGCGGCCCTGGGTGTGAAGGGCCACCCCGAGCCATGA